Part of the Palaemon carinicauda isolate YSFRI2023 chromosome 8, ASM3689809v2, whole genome shotgun sequence genome is shown below.
GATTCTCAAAAATCGCTGACTCCGTAAAATCTTCTGAACGAGGAGAAAGCTATACAAAGCAAGGCTTGTCATTCCAATATTTGAGGTTTATGAATAACGGATTTCCTCATCTCCGTCCTTATGCCTTCTCTTCTATAgtctgacttgttttttttttttttttttgggggggaggctcTTTTCTCATAACGAATACTATCTTTTATTGACATTGAAAACGTGCATATTTCGCTTTAGTAAATCGATTTCGTTCCTGGTCTCATTGTTCGTTTTACTGATGtttaattttatctatttcttCAATTTGTCTTAATTCTTGTTTTTGAGGGTTGAACTATATCCGTCCACCACTTGTTTTTGCGTTAAGCTATTGCTTGTATCTTTACTTATATTCTTTTCCTAACAATCGTTAATTTCATGATTGCTAGGAACCAATGCTTCCCATATTTAACACTAATAAAAACTGttctatacatttaattttcattctaccaagtctatttttttattttttactgatgGTTATCAAACAACAATAACCAGTCTGCTTAATTATTTAAatggatcttcccagactgtaccattccGTATATAGTACCAGCTAcaatatgtagttaattctaacacgcatgccttttccatcataaggcttattatatactacacagtattctagaagtttcattccacctgtgaccagattgttgaaCGATCTTCCAAATCTGGCGATTTGAAAcggtggaacttcaaaggttcaaacttggtGCACATTTATGCAGTTGAAAGTAGTGATATAAGTATCTTTTCACAGTTTATATTTGATagatctattttgacattgttactgatcttaaaataatttacatCTCTTATCAATCACTTCTCATACATAGTTTAATTGTTATTTCGTTTTTTCTTTTCCTtggtgggctgttttccctgttgtacACATTGGGCTTGCAGCTATCCTGCTTTACCAGCTACGGTAGTAGCTTGGCTACTTACTGTATAACCAtaataatggagaaaaaaaaaacaagaatttggATGAAACACTAAACCAATAGTTTAACGGGTCTTATACTGCAAAAGGGACGGACGAAGACTGCTGGTAAACTATGCagaaaccatttttatttttttttgggggggatacaAAGCTTCCCAATAAGAGAATGGCCATATTTCattaggaaagaaaaataaggacGATGCAAGATGAAAACACACGAAAAGATAAAATACACAGACTACTGACAAAATAGTCAGGCAGAACAATACGCCaacaattaaaggaaaaaaactgcgAGGCGATTTTAAATAAATGTTATAATCCCAGAGAGTCAGGCATAGAAGTTacagtaattttcaaagaaatataatgaacagaATATGAGTCCAACaaaataagtatgaaaaaaaaatatatatttatagaggaaAACGGTGATACATAGTGTTAAAAGTACGCGGTGTATAATGTATAATGATACACAAGGGATAACGACTACGTTAAAATTGAACGACGCAATAAAAAACGGTTGGCGCCACAAAAACAAAAATGTGGTTGAGCGAGTCTGATCAACTGTTgaaaaaaacattaccaacatttcCGTCAGTGGAAAATATCATGTTACGTAACATCGGATATCATAAAAGGAATCAGGATactgctgtatatatacagtagaagagTAATGATGAAGAGGCACGgtcaaagaaaagtatttcatttcCATGAATCTTTGCTAAAAGTTGAAGAAGGAAGTTATTTCGTAAAGGGAATGAGTACGAGAGACGTGAATCGGGAGCAAAAATTATTTTCTTACTGTTATAATCTAATAGCAAAAGGGGCTTAATATCCCAAGGGGGGAAAATACAAATATAGAGATGTGATGAAAAAACTGACTGTAAATTACGTAGCATGACAGACTCTTGGGATTTCATGCTATAAACTGGCGTTAAAACATGAGTGGTCACAAACATAAATTAAAGACTGCTTAACTGGATATTATTGATGAAgcttttgcatatttagacggaaTCTTAAATTTTACAGTTCGAATATGTGAATTCACGTTTAAAAACAGATATTGGAAAACATACTAGATATATGAGAATGTAGTTTGGAAATAATGGAATGTAAGCAAGATACTGGTAATTCCAAAAGTATGATAAATAAATGGTAAAAAGGGAAACCCCGATAATGAAATAAAAAGCTGTAATAGATGGCTTGGAAAAAATACCGACATAAGGAACACTAGGGAAAAATTTCAAGTTTGCAACTGACAAGAAAAAACCATGACAAACACTCACGTTGCCATGTCACGTATATAAAATGTGTTACAGGAACTAGTAAtattggaatagagagagagagagagagagagagagagagagagagagagagagagagagagagagagagagagagagagactgataatgTAAAAGGTCATATTGAATACTGTTATACGTTAGATGTTAAGCTGTTGATCAATACGTCTCTTGTTCCAATGAAACCGTTATATGAAAGAAAGGGGAAATACCCAATGGGAgaggaaacaaaagaggaatagaGGGAATGAggaggatttagagagagagagagagagagagagagagagagagagagagagagagagagagagagagagagagagagagagagagtatgaacaaATGAAACATTAATTTTTTATCAGGTATCTGTTTTCAATGCTGTTGGTTTTAACCTTATTCCTCATATGTTTAAGTATAAAGTGACAACTGTTTAATGTATGCAAAAGTTGCTCATGAATTTCAGGGGCAAGGGACagaccaatgccctagagactgaccacatatactcgtacatatgatcagcggccatgcCCGATTTCCATCACGCTAGGACTAGAAAGTTCCAGGTAATAGGTGctaggcaaggatgtttccaataagctaccgtaaactaaaaaataataatgtaaaaagttGCACTTCAAAAACATTTTCATCATTGGTTCACATACTCGTAAATCGTCAATTGGatggaaatatttttgtaaaatgaaaaattttatccaTAAAACTCGAGGTTAATGATATGATAGAACTCACGgtaaatcaaatttaaaaaaaaaaatccagtggcTTTGATATATACCGAGCTACGCACGATTAAGCTCGTTTTGAAGAATTCTGGAAACTCGGGGAATTGCTCAATATTTTTTTCATCAGTTTCCATAGATAGAACGGATAAACTGTCAGTGATTTACATCAAAATGGATAGGTAGAGATCGGTAATTATTGCATGCTAAAACTAATTTGCTTTTCCGATTCTTACATGACTTGACGTACCAAATATGTGGAATGTTTATCAAAGCCATTTTCGATTTGTAATGCACTATAAAATTTAACAATTcgttattttctaaaaatattacgAACGTTAATTATCCAAATGGTTTCGAGAATACTTCATGTAtaccataaatatcatattttctctGCTTTCTTTCCCCAACAATAATAGAAAAAGCAGAACGATTTTCCCCTAACACAGCTTCATAATTCTTGATAACATCTTTTCTCTATTTATTctcttcagcaataatgaaaatggAAGGTAAAAGTCAGGCTGAGTGCCCGCCTTCACCCTGCCCTTCTCCAGCCATTGTGGAAATATCGAAGACTCGTAATCTGGGAACAACGAGTTCGCACCGAGTTCACGTCACGATAgtcttaactatagtcaattctttttagtgaggtagatttgcaccgactagcagcggtatccttttcgctcagaaaagtttcctgttatctgattagttagaattatcttgtccaaccaatcagcgatcaggaaacttctccgggctaaaagggcacccctccgagtggatgcaaatctgcctcactaaaaagaattgactattggtCCACAACCTTACTATCCATCTAAGCTAAGGGTTGGGGTTAAGGGTGGCATATGTCAACCTGATGACTCTTCGCTAGTCACTGCCTGATCCTTAATGTTCCTAGTCTCGGTGGGGATCGGATTTAGGTGCTGATCTTAAGCGTATATGCGTATACTCTGCGACAGCATAATGGCCTACCACTCTTGAAAGATATTAAAACCTTCATTTCCAGCATTATTAATCATTAGTTACAAGGAAAAATACGAACGGCCAAAGAAGATCCTTTCCTAAGTTCTTTCTTTAACAATCATGAAAAACAAGAACCTGCAGGGCATTTCAAAACAACATTTCAAATGTTTTACTGCAACTATCTTCCCTATATTCTATCTTTTGCAATAtcagaaatggaataaaaaaataagatttttttttctatcaaattccGCATATTAAACGTTTCTGAAGAAAACATTTCCTCTCCGTTCTCTCTTCAATAACATTAGAAAATGCTTAGAAAAGGGACCCTGCTGACGCTATTCCTTTTTTCTTAGTTATATCATTCTCAATTTATTCCTATCTCGTGCGAGGGAAGCATAGGGGGGTATTCAATTCTATTTATGAAATGTCTTTCTATTCAAAATGAATTTGCTTTAACAAATCTATTAAACAATTCACTTACTGTAGCTCAGTGTTATTCTTAAACTATGGTCCAGAATAAAACTTTCTTTCAAGGATGTAAAACATTAGGGCTTTTAGATAGATACTGAGGATCATGTTCTTTATATGAAAACGTCTAAATAgtgatttatttatcttattttcacGCTATTTTGAATTATCGAATGATATGGCATGGCCATTATTGAGTATGAGTTGCATTACAGTATGTTTACTTGActcatacgattatatatatatacaaagacacatttaagtatacacatacatatatacatacatacatacatacatcatatatatatatatatatatatatatatatatatatatatatatatatatatatatatatatatatatatatatatatatatatatatatatatatatatgagtcagtgACCCTATTTTGTGTGTGCACGCGAGAGCGTGTGAGTACCCAAGAAGATACTTCAAATTATCACTAACTTAAtccctgaataataataattacttttacagtcttagaatgtataagataaataaaaaaaaaacttgagaaatCCATCAAAATGACAATACAAGTCACATATATAACTATCAcataactaaaacaaaaattacatCCAAACCCCTTTTTCTCCAAAATCTCAAATATTCAATCCATTTAACATTAAtttgttttcttaatttctttcacCATATATTTATTTTGACATAGCCCGTGGGGTACATAAGGCTAGGGTTGTACAAGATACTTAGACATTGCCGAATCTTTTTATATGAGtttatatcttgaaaaaacaaatgattttacAGACTTCTTttaaacgttgaaaaaaaaaaaaaaaaatatttcatagacTGTTGGTCTGTATAACCAACCGTAATATGGTTGAATAGGGGTACTTTCGACGACGGGATTAAAAAGCAGAATTgtataaatttgtagttctactTTCATACCTGAAGTGAATTCTGTCCAAGGGCGGAGTATTTGTCAAAGAAGATTATGAGATGGATTTGGTCAGAGGGCTGGTTTTGTTTTCTGTGACCTGCGAGTTTGTCCAGCTGGcaactaataatgataaacattCTTTGTGGATTTCAGTGAATATTATAAGCAAAGGAAAATTTTATTGGATTTTGATATGTATCCTGACCACATTATAATATGATATAGTCTACCATATTGTACATGAAATATAACAAAGGGACTGACAGGTTTCAAAGaaacaaaaggaaacaaataagAGTTCATTGGATTATGAGATGAACCTGGATTTGGTTGCATACtttaaagattattttcatttATGGCAACATTACAAAACTAAGCATTTTGGAGGCTTTTATTTCTTGATAATCTTTATAAACGTCCACATCTTGATGGACAAAGTCCCCTCTATTCGACCGTGTAAATTTAGCAGGTTATAAGATTTTATATACAAATCTAAGACTCATTTAAACGACTTTCTTCCGGCGTAAGGAATCAGTATTGTTTCCATTGTTAGTCTCTTATGGAATTCTCTTTTGTAGATAAAGAGACGTCTCTATGCAGAGCTACAAAATAGGGTTTTGCAGGATCAAACATCTTTATTTAGGTCAGGGAAGAGAGTCCCTCTTCCTCTTACACTTCCGGTTCAGAGTTGAAGCTTAGTCTGTGAaacgtcgtcgtcgtcgtcgtctctctctctctctctctctctctctctctctctctctctctctctctctctctctctctctctcatagacactcTTGCTCTTGGGGTGGTAATACTGACTGCCTGCCATCGACCTCTAAAAGGGACATTCTCCCATTGTTTTAGAGTACCGGTTCGATAAGCCTCATCGCCATTCTTTTCTTTCAAACTTGAAGTCTATTCTTTGCTACATTCCTATTATTTGGTTTTCATATAGTCAACGTTCTTCATACTAGGTTATGAATGGAACGAAGTTATGAGTGTCTGTGTTCGAGAGCCTACTGTATTGTTACATCAGCCAAGGATCTTTTACAATGTTCTGTTTTCTCTTTGTCTTTTGTTTGTCCTTTTTGGTAGCTGGTCTTTGAGGACTGTCTTGAAGTACATGGGTTATgataaagttaaaaaataaattgTCTTACCAAACTTTGTATGTACATGACGAATTGTCATGTTCACATGAATTCTATTGCTCAAACACCTtcagttatatatatttacatcataagTTTTAAAGTAACAGATATAGTTGTGTGCCAAAGAATTTCTTTATGTTGGAGGAATCACTGCATACAAAACCAATAGCTTATCGATTTTAGATATCTATTGTAAATTAATATTCCGACAAATCAGATAGCTTTTTTTACAGTGTAATGTGATAGCCTCAGTAGGATGCAGAATTATGTATTGATTTTGGTAATTATCATtatccatgtttttctttttctcttatttccttgggACAGAGGGTGTTTCCAGTTAGCACCTCTTTCGGTCCTAATGCTGAGAAACTGGCAAGTCAAATATACATTCAGCTATTTCTGCTCATTACGTTCAGAAGGGAGTTTTTCAGGCTTTGCAGACTTCGTGAGGAGACTTCCTTTTGAGCTACTGAATAGCCACCTAGCGTGCTTTAGACCTCACTGTATTCATAAACTATCCTCAGGGGTTAACTTAATCTCTCTACGAAATCAAAATTTTGTGGAGACATAAAAGAGACATCTCACGACCCAATcacgttggaaaaaaaaaatcctctatgcCTTAAAATCAGAACATcagattagaatatttttatttcagaaaaaaaaaatatagttattgtAATTATAATCTACAAATATCAGGATTTAAAATTGCATTGTTAAGTTCCTAGAGTCCGTTTTAAGTTTGACAACATTACTGTTTTTTAGCAAAAGCAATTGATGATGTACTAAAATGCAACATAAAAAGTGCTCAACTGTATAGGATTGCTTACCAGTAATGCTGTGTAACACCGGggttaataaatattaaaacacaTGAAAACTATACTTCACGTTATTCAAAATTACTTCCACTACGAACTCTGACAATCTTTCAAATACCTTCTGTTTTGCATTTTGTAGGTTTGTTTTGAAACACATCTTTACTGTATTACAGCTGATTTCTTTTTACAAGTGTTATGTTTTGTCTCATTCTAAACTTGTTATATCCGGCATGTTAATTATTTTCTAACAAAATGATGATCAGTTTCTTGAGTTTCGATACCATATTAACTATAAAGTAGTGAATGTGGATGTTTTcttatacacacttacatatatatatatatatatatatatatatatatatatatatatatatatatatatatatatatatatatatatacagtataaatatgtgtatgtatatttatatcacgAGTATAAATTTCAATcgaaatattacaataataatttatCATGATACACTTATTTATGGTTTCAGATGATTTCAAAATGACAGTAACGCCAGAAAAATTAgccaagttgaagatgatggccaAGTATTTATGAAAATGGATTCCACTGAGTTTGAGGTATCCAGTGTTGACTGTGGGGGGACCACTACAATATTTAGAAGTGCGCCAGACATAGACATGCCAAATACCGAACAGGAATCATCTTTCATAGACGGTGAAACCGAGGACAATGGTAACGATGTCACCGTAGGCTCAAATGCCGCACCCCTCTTCAGTTTTGACGAGGATGGTGACATCCTTCCCCGGGAGAGACCTTTCACTCCAAACAATAGCGTTGAGAGCGAGGGTGAGAACACTTCAGTGTCCCCATCTGACGGCCAAAGTGATAATTCAGTCTTAGTGAACGAGAGCCTCGAAGATCAATCCAAAGTGGCGTCGAAGGGAATTAAAATATCAGAGAACGGTTCTTTGACAGAGCCCTCGACGCCTAAGCCATCGACGTCGCGTCGTCGAAAGATGGGTATGGCAAAAAGTTCGAGTACTTCATCTTCCATCGACGGGACAAACCCTAAGGTCCCTGGGGACATCACCACCGAAGGAACCACAACGAATCCCCAGGTTAACATCGTGCTTGAGCAACCCTCAACGTCGGTTCCTAAAATCGATTTCCACGCTCCGTCCATAGAGGTCGTGGATGACTACCTCGAGGGCCATTTAGACGAAGGCAGTCAACTAAGGGATCTTTGTTCGTCTCTCTTTGGCGACCCAGGTAAGTCGGAATTCAAACATTTTCTCATCATGTTAACCAAATGTATTCTATTGTTGATGTTCTCCTCCTTATATTCAAGAAACTGTTactcaaaacaacaaaaacaatattgtATTTCTCATATTGAAAATAAATACCAAAAGAAGTTGCATGTTCATTGAATGGCTACAAACATTATGACAGTCATCCTCTAATTATTGAATGAAATATGAATCCCAAATAAAGCAAAAATCCAGCTACAGGCCTCATATAGTTGTCTTATCAACAGCATATTAGCCCCTTTAATTATACTCTCACATAACCCTGTACTGCATTAACTATCATGCTTCGTTGGTATTAGCAATATCATATTGTCAATACCTCTACATCAATGTAAAACTTACTATTCTTCTTTCGCATTATAGAGACAATTTCGAATTAAACTTCATATCCGTTTTCCCATAATGATCAGACCTACTTAAATCTCCCTAATTCACTGCCTTATTCTCATTCTTGCCACATGTTATTTTTTCTGTTTCTCAACTTCCAACAACATTTATCTACATTTTGCAAATCTATTTGCCTCCCACAAAAGGAGTGgcaaagaaatattatcaaataaCACTTAAAACATTTGCAGACTTCCCATTACATTCTTTGCCTAACTTATTATATGGTTCATTTCTTTTCTTCTATCATTAACTGTTGCATCTCTCTCGcttcataattttcatttattttttttccttttaatctttttttagatTCACTTCAAGCTTTCTAGCCACAAACTCAAGCTCCCCGAGCAGTCTCAGTCATTTCCTTCAGTCACTCCAATCAAGAGCTTATCAAATACAAATAACAATTATTACAGTCATAACCTATTCAGTCTAATTCAGATTTACATACttgtcaagtttattttttttattaattcaagcACGCCGCCTCACATATTCTATGCATCCTACATAGTATGTCACAATCCGCAAATCTCATCAAATTATCTATCTGGAAAAACATATAACACTGCTATAAGtctacataaacaaacacacacgcatatatatatatatatatatatatatatatatatatatatatatatatatatatatatatatatataatcgccatgattagtaaagctgaaatactcagggccacccatattaggttggtttgctgcgggCGGTCAaacgaaaatcccccaccatcaccaaaccacagagatgaaaactggctaaaccccagatatgaattgacatgtctgaggtatctgtccttcagtggactagaaacgactgcatttgttgtcgttgttgataatatatatgtatgtatgtatgtatgtatatatatatatatatatatatatatatatatatatatatatatatatatatatatatatatatatattctggatccAATGTCACTTTTTGGGTACTGCCTATTTATGCACCTATATGCCTTCCTCAAAATTGGCGAATAATATACTTTTATTACCCATCAATCTCCATACATTCAACATGAACGAACAATCATGTAACAGCATTCCATTTTTCTGCTTACCCATACCCATGTACCTCTAGTATGTGCCCCAACATTTCTCACCAGTTTCATTAATTTTATCCCGAGCATAACTGAAGATCCCACCTCCCAAGGATCAACCATATCCCTTTTATGTGAATTCAATATCAAAACTTCACTCTTATTTAAAAGAAAGTACGTTTAATACTCCCTTCATTCATTCTAACCTTGGCCTTCATGCATAGTCCAGATGTCCTCTTCTTTTCCACATACCCTACTACCTCATATTTCTGTAACTCAAATACCCATGAGAATCTACTGCTTCCATTCTCTCAATGTCTATAACAGAAATTCATTGATTCCTCCTATATATTCCCATTTAGGCCTACCCTCATAGAAGAAAtattgcaaaaacacacacacaaacacacacacacacacacacacatatatatatatatatatatatatatatatatatatatatatatacatatatatatatatatatatatatatatatatatatatatatatatatatatatatatatatatatatatatgcaagtatgtatgtatgtttgtatttatgagatactacggctagagcgttattgagtcctttgaatggccatactactatattggatccttatctctgattACGgcacggcttatttttcctttgcctatacatacaccagaAAACACTGATATTACCTTACAACTCTTCATTATTCAAGGGGTTAATTGctacactgtaaatgttcagtgactacgttcctcttggtaggggtagaatagactctttagttatagtaagcagctcttctaggaggacactccaaaatcaatccattgttctctagtcttgggtagtgccatagcatctgtaccatggtcttccactttcctggggtagaattcttttgcttgagtgtgcactcgggcacactattctatcttatttctctttctattgttttttggagcttttataatttatatatgaaagttctattaTAATAATGTTGCTTTTaccatattttattataattgcatATTACTTCCTCTGtacttttattcatttctttatttcccttttttctctgttggagcccttgggctctatAGCAtctttcctttccaactagggttgtagcttagctggtaataataatatatatatcatatatatatatatatatatatatatatatatatatatatatatatatatatatatatatcatatatatatatatatatatatatatatatatatatatatacaatatatatatacagtatatatatatatatatatactgtatatatatatatatatactatatatatactgtatttatatatactgtatatatatatatacaatatatatatatatatatatatatatatatatatatatatatatatacagtatatatatatactgtatatatatactatatatatactgtatttatatatactgtatatatatatatatatatatatatatatatatatatatatactgatatatatatatatatatatatatatatatatatcagtgtatgtatatactgaatatatatactgtatatatatatatgtatatatatatatatatatatatatatatatatatatatatacatatatatatatatatacatatactgatatatatgtatatatactgatatatatatatacatatactgtatatatttatatatatatatttatatttatatatatatatatatatatatatatatatatatatatatatatatataaggataatgaTCGTATACACTGTCTTCAAGTATTGCATACTGTGTTATTATAATATCTTAACAATTTTTAAGATTTATTGTTTTAGGAAATTGTCGGAAGAGTGAGAACAACCAGTAGTGGTATTCAAGAATTTAATTCTTGATATTTCtagctaatatatacagtatatatatatatatatatatatatatatatatatatatatatatatatatatatatatatatatatataatatatatatatatatatatatatatatatatatatatatatatatatatatatatatatatatatatatctagataacatatacacacacacatacacacacaaacacacacacatatatatatatatatatatatatatatatatatatatatatatatatatatatacatattaccaaGAAATATCAAAAATTAAATTCTTGTATACCGCTACTGGTTCTTCTCACTCTTCCgacaattttctaaaataataaatcttaaaaATTGTTACGACATTATAACAACACCGTATGCAATAACTGAAATCAGTGTATACGAACAGAATCTTCATGGAGATGTTCCTATTCCAGTTGAATGAGAATTAACAAGCAATTATTACCCATGATGGCACATTGCCAAAGTcgaaaataaaaatttgttttcaCGACTTCAAACCTTCTCAAAATCGGCGAGAAATGTAACAATGGATATTGCAGTTAGTTTAGCTTGATTGCTCTGTTATTCAGCTTCCAGATCACAGCACCAAAATAGTTATCTGACCTCGCGCCGGTGGTGTTGATGTTCGACGTAGATATAATAACAACCTCTACAATGGATGGAATGGATGACGTTAGTCATCACTTTCAAGTAGGTTATTCAGAGATTTCCCTGGTTATCTATGGCGCGTAtatcaaatgttatatatatatatatatatatatatatatatatatatatatatatatatatatatatatatatatatatatatatatatatatatatatatatatatatatatatatatgtatgtatgtatgtatatatatatatatatatatatatatatatatatatatatatatatatgtatgtatgtatatatatacacatatgtggatataaattatataataaatatacatacataaatacatacatatatacatacacacagagatatttatgtatatatatatgattatatacacgtacagtatatatttatatatctatacatatgtgtgcatataaattatataaatacatacatatatacatacacacacatatatatatatatatatatatatatatatatatatatatatatatatatatatattcatttgtatatatataaaattcttcacTCAGGGGTTAACTACCGTACTaaaattgttcagtagctattttTCACTTGGTGAGGGTGGAAAAtactctttagttatggcaagcatctcttccagaAATAGTAATATAAagaatattgtgtgtgtatatatatatatatatatatatatatatatatatatatatatatatatatatatatatatagtgtgtgtgtatatatacatgcatacatacatacatacatatatatatatgtgtatatatatatatatatacatacatatacacacacacacatatatatatatatatatatatatatatatatatatatatatatatatatatatatatatatatatatatatatatatatagtgtaaattacATTACAGTCTTCATATCACCTTGGTAAGCAGATATTATTT
Proteins encoded:
- the LOC137645863 gene encoding uncharacterized protein; this translates as MKMDSTEFEVSSVDCGGTTTIFRSAPDIDMPNTEQESSFIDGETEDNGNDVTVGSNAAPLFSFDEDGDILPRERPFTPNNSVESEGENTSVSPSDGQSDNSVLVNESLEDQSKVASKGIKISENGSLTEPSTPKPSTSRRRKMGMAKSSSTSSSIDGTNPKVPGDITTEGTTTNPQVNIVLEQPSTSVPKIDFHAPSIEVVDDYLEGHLDEGSQLRDLCSSLFGDPGFGGGQLRSPSRSCVSLLSATPQETAPKRQRVPFSTVVFTERKPSTGDALIQSLGLSADGADTIQDIASKNQGAARERLQLAEGGPVEAVGLSSHCESCGVSPEDCLKKLGLHSDRERVVSPSPKSEKLWQLFQQIQAGFSRPMRNRRPSGSEPELDIVRPDEECTNVAVPTKSRSLETSPMHSPLNEMRKPMLNTV